In Calonectris borealis chromosome 20, bCalBor7.hap1.2, whole genome shotgun sequence, a genomic segment contains:
- the NARF gene encoding nuclear prelamin A recognition factor isoform X4, producing MKCENCTKKECSKKQKNDDTQSTSVDALSSNDGLEEKNEFHTLANAKILLSDCLACDNCMTSEEGARVFQQNQKELFRILNLNKKCDTSKHKVLAVSICPQSLPYFAAKFNLSVNDAAKRLCGFLKSLGVHYVFDTTIAADFSILESQREFVQRYQRRNQEEHALPMFASACPGWIRYAERVLTNLVTSHICTAKSPQQIMGSLVKGYFARQQNLSPDKIFHVIVAPCYDKKLEALREDFYTALYNSQEVDCVLTSGEIVQIMEQKNVSMKDVTEVAVDSLFDEVKEGDVVRHDGKRSDGYLEHIFKHAAKELFGMDVKEITYKALKNKDFQEVTLEKDGETVLRFAAAYGFRNIQNMVLKLKKGKFLYHFVEVLACPGGCLNGKGQAQTEDGKPDKALLNQMEEVYAAIPVRLPETNMHVQKMYQDWLEGMDSKKVQETLHTKYSAVNQTASNLDIKW from the exons ATGAAGTGCGAGAACTGCACCAAAAAg gaatgcagtaaaaaacagaaaaatgatgaTACGCAAAGTACATCTGTCGACGCATTGAGTTCAAATGATGGTCTTGAAGAG AAAAATGAGTTTCATACATTGGCTAATGCTAAAATACTCCTTAGCGACTGCCTAGCTTGTGACAATTGTATGACATCAGAAGAAGGAGCCAGAGTTTTCCAACAGAATCAGAAGGAGCTCTTTCGTATTCTTAACCTTAATAAG AAATGTGATACCTCAAAACACAAAGTGTTGGCAGTGTCTATATGCCCTCAGTCATTGCCTTATTTTGCTGCTAAATTCAATCTCTCTGTGAATGATGCAGCCAAGAGACTCTGTGGTTTCCTCAAAAGTCTCG GGGTGCATTATGTATTTGACACCACTATAGCTGCTGATTTCAGTATCCTGGAGAGCCAGAGGGAATTTGTGCAGCGGTATCAACGGAGGAACCAGGAGGAGCATGCCTTACCGATGTTTGCCTCTGCTTGCCCTG GTTGGATCCGGTATGCTGAAAGGGTACTTACCAACCTTGTGACCTCTCACATTTGCACTGCAAAGTCTCCGCAGCAGATCATGGGCTCCCTGGTGAAGGGCTACTTTGCCAGGCAGCAG AACTTGTCTCCTGATAAAATTTTCCATGTAATTGTGGCACCTTGTTATGACAAAAAACTGGAAGCCTTGCGGGAAGATTTCTACACTGCCTTGTATAATTCGCAAGAAGTTGATTGTGTTCTGACATCAG GTGAAATTGTCCaaataatggaacagaaaaatgtGTCTATGAAAGATGTGACTGAAGTAGCTGTAGATAGTTT GTTTGATGAAGTAAAGGAGGGAGATGTAGTAAGGCATGATGGGAAGAGATCCGATGGTTACCTGGAGCACATTTTTAAACATGCCGCAAAGGAGCTTTTTGGCATGGATGTCAAGGAAATCACCTACAAAGCATTAAA GAACAAGGACTTTCAAGAAGTTACCCTTGAAAAGGATGGTGAGACAGTACTGCGTTTTGCAGCAGCTTATGGCTTTAGAAATATCCAAAACATGGTTCTGAAattgaaaaaaggaaagtttttatACCACTTTGTAGAAGTCCTTGCCTGCCCAGGAG ggTGCCTAAATGGAAAAGGTCAGGCACAAACTGAAGATGGAAAACCAGATAAAGCACTGCTTAACCAGATGGAAGAAGTGTATGCTGCAATACCTGTTAGACTTCCAGAAACCAACATGCACGTACAAAAGATGTACCAGGACTGGCTGGAAGGCATGGACTCTAAGAAGGTCCAGGAAACTTTGCACACCAAATACAGTGCAGTAAATCAAACAGCAAGCAATTTGGATATCAAATGGTAA
- the NARF gene encoding nuclear prelamin A recognition factor isoform X3, which produces MVGGPIGAAEECSKKQKNDDTQSTSVDALSSNDGLEEKNEFHTLANAKILLSDCLACDNCMTSEEGARVFQQNQKELFRILNLNKKCDTSKHKVLAVSICPQSLPYFAAKFNLSVNDAAKRLCGFLKSLGVHYVFDTTIAADFSILESQREFVQRYQRRNQEEHALPMFASACPGWIRYAERVLTNLVTSHICTAKSPQQIMGSLVKGYFARQQNLSPDKIFHVIVAPCYDKKLEALREDFYTALYNSQEVDCVLTSGEIVQIMEQKNVSMKDVTEVAVDSLFDEVKEGDVVRHDGKRSDGYLEHIFKHAAKELFGMDVKEITYKALKNKDFQEVTLEKDGETVLRFAAAYGFRNIQNMVLKLKKGKFLYHFVEVLACPGGCLNGKGQAQTEDGKPDKALLNQMEEVYAAIPVRLPETNMHVQKMYQDWLEGMDSKKVQETLHTKYSAVNQTASNLDIKW; this is translated from the exons gaatgcagtaaaaaacagaaaaatgatgaTACGCAAAGTACATCTGTCGACGCATTGAGTTCAAATGATGGTCTTGAAGAG AAAAATGAGTTTCATACATTGGCTAATGCTAAAATACTCCTTAGCGACTGCCTAGCTTGTGACAATTGTATGACATCAGAAGAAGGAGCCAGAGTTTTCCAACAGAATCAGAAGGAGCTCTTTCGTATTCTTAACCTTAATAAG AAATGTGATACCTCAAAACACAAAGTGTTGGCAGTGTCTATATGCCCTCAGTCATTGCCTTATTTTGCTGCTAAATTCAATCTCTCTGTGAATGATGCAGCCAAGAGACTCTGTGGTTTCCTCAAAAGTCTCG GGGTGCATTATGTATTTGACACCACTATAGCTGCTGATTTCAGTATCCTGGAGAGCCAGAGGGAATTTGTGCAGCGGTATCAACGGAGGAACCAGGAGGAGCATGCCTTACCGATGTTTGCCTCTGCTTGCCCTG GTTGGATCCGGTATGCTGAAAGGGTACTTACCAACCTTGTGACCTCTCACATTTGCACTGCAAAGTCTCCGCAGCAGATCATGGGCTCCCTGGTGAAGGGCTACTTTGCCAGGCAGCAG AACTTGTCTCCTGATAAAATTTTCCATGTAATTGTGGCACCTTGTTATGACAAAAAACTGGAAGCCTTGCGGGAAGATTTCTACACTGCCTTGTATAATTCGCAAGAAGTTGATTGTGTTCTGACATCAG GTGAAATTGTCCaaataatggaacagaaaaatgtGTCTATGAAAGATGTGACTGAAGTAGCTGTAGATAGTTT GTTTGATGAAGTAAAGGAGGGAGATGTAGTAAGGCATGATGGGAAGAGATCCGATGGTTACCTGGAGCACATTTTTAAACATGCCGCAAAGGAGCTTTTTGGCATGGATGTCAAGGAAATCACCTACAAAGCATTAAA GAACAAGGACTTTCAAGAAGTTACCCTTGAAAAGGATGGTGAGACAGTACTGCGTTTTGCAGCAGCTTATGGCTTTAGAAATATCCAAAACATGGTTCTGAAattgaaaaaaggaaagtttttatACCACTTTGTAGAAGTCCTTGCCTGCCCAGGAG ggTGCCTAAATGGAAAAGGTCAGGCACAAACTGAAGATGGAAAACCAGATAAAGCACTGCTTAACCAGATGGAAGAAGTGTATGCTGCAATACCTGTTAGACTTCCAGAAACCAACATGCACGTACAAAAGATGTACCAGGACTGGCTGGAAGGCATGGACTCTAAGAAGGTCCAGGAAACTTTGCACACCAAATACAGTGCAGTAAATCAAACAGCAAGCAATTTGGATATCAAATGGTAA
- the NARF gene encoding nuclear prelamin A recognition factor isoform X2, translating to MSPAARGGGEAAGPAGNLPATRRTCPACLCGQPRRLARRPACACRGRNSPRRRASAARSARQPRQGRGAPAGSQMKCENCTKKECSKKQKNDDTQSTSVDALSSNDGLEEKCDTSKHKVLAVSICPQSLPYFAAKFNLSVNDAAKRLCGFLKSLGVHYVFDTTIAADFSILESQREFVQRYQRRNQEEHALPMFASACPGWIRYAERVLTNLVTSHICTAKSPQQIMGSLVKGYFARQQNLSPDKIFHVIVAPCYDKKLEALREDFYTALYNSQEVDCVLTSGEIVQIMEQKNVSMKDVTEVAVDSLFDEVKEGDVVRHDGKRSDGYLEHIFKHAAKELFGMDVKEITYKALKNKDFQEVTLEKDGETVLRFAAAYGFRNIQNMVLKLKKGKFLYHFVEVLACPGGCLNGKGQAQTEDGKPDKALLNQMEEVYAAIPVRLPETNMHVQKMYQDWLEGMDSKKVQETLHTKYSAVNQTASNLDIKW from the exons ATGAGCCCCgccgcgcgggggggcggggaggcggcgggcccAGCCGGGAACCTGCCGGCGACAAGGCGGACCTGCCCCGCCTGCCTCTGCGGCCAGCCTCGGCGGCTCGCCCGGCGGCCCGCCTGCGCCTGCCGGGGACGCAACTCACCGCGGCGGCGAG CCTCGGCGGCGAGGAGCGCTCGGCAGCCGCGCCAGGGCCGGGGTGCGCCGGCGGGATCGCAAATGAAGTGCGAGAACTGCACCAAAAAg gaatgcagtaaaaaacagaaaaatgatgaTACGCAAAGTACATCTGTCGACGCATTGAGTTCAAATGATGGTCTTGAAGAG AAATGTGATACCTCAAAACACAAAGTGTTGGCAGTGTCTATATGCCCTCAGTCATTGCCTTATTTTGCTGCTAAATTCAATCTCTCTGTGAATGATGCAGCCAAGAGACTCTGTGGTTTCCTCAAAAGTCTCG GGGTGCATTATGTATTTGACACCACTATAGCTGCTGATTTCAGTATCCTGGAGAGCCAGAGGGAATTTGTGCAGCGGTATCAACGGAGGAACCAGGAGGAGCATGCCTTACCGATGTTTGCCTCTGCTTGCCCTG GTTGGATCCGGTATGCTGAAAGGGTACTTACCAACCTTGTGACCTCTCACATTTGCACTGCAAAGTCTCCGCAGCAGATCATGGGCTCCCTGGTGAAGGGCTACTTTGCCAGGCAGCAG AACTTGTCTCCTGATAAAATTTTCCATGTAATTGTGGCACCTTGTTATGACAAAAAACTGGAAGCCTTGCGGGAAGATTTCTACACTGCCTTGTATAATTCGCAAGAAGTTGATTGTGTTCTGACATCAG GTGAAATTGTCCaaataatggaacagaaaaatgtGTCTATGAAAGATGTGACTGAAGTAGCTGTAGATAGTTT GTTTGATGAAGTAAAGGAGGGAGATGTAGTAAGGCATGATGGGAAGAGATCCGATGGTTACCTGGAGCACATTTTTAAACATGCCGCAAAGGAGCTTTTTGGCATGGATGTCAAGGAAATCACCTACAAAGCATTAAA GAACAAGGACTTTCAAGAAGTTACCCTTGAAAAGGATGGTGAGACAGTACTGCGTTTTGCAGCAGCTTATGGCTTTAGAAATATCCAAAACATGGTTCTGAAattgaaaaaaggaaagtttttatACCACTTTGTAGAAGTCCTTGCCTGCCCAGGAG ggTGCCTAAATGGAAAAGGTCAGGCACAAACTGAAGATGGAAAACCAGATAAAGCACTGCTTAACCAGATGGAAGAAGTGTATGCTGCAATACCTGTTAGACTTCCAGAAACCAACATGCACGTACAAAAGATGTACCAGGACTGGCTGGAAGGCATGGACTCTAAGAAGGTCCAGGAAACTTTGCACACCAAATACAGTGCAGTAAATCAAACAGCAAGCAATTTGGATATCAAATGGTAA
- the NARF gene encoding nuclear prelamin A recognition factor isoform X1, producing the protein MSPAARGGGEAAGPAGNLPATRRTCPACLCGQPRRLARRPACACRGRNSPRRRASAARSARQPRQGRGAPAGSQMKCENCTKKECSKKQKNDDTQSTSVDALSSNDGLEEKNEFHTLANAKILLSDCLACDNCMTSEEGARVFQQNQKELFRILNLNKKCDTSKHKVLAVSICPQSLPYFAAKFNLSVNDAAKRLCGFLKSLGVHYVFDTTIAADFSILESQREFVQRYQRRNQEEHALPMFASACPGWIRYAERVLTNLVTSHICTAKSPQQIMGSLVKGYFARQQNLSPDKIFHVIVAPCYDKKLEALREDFYTALYNSQEVDCVLTSGEIVQIMEQKNVSMKDVTEVAVDSLFDEVKEGDVVRHDGKRSDGYLEHIFKHAAKELFGMDVKEITYKALKNKDFQEVTLEKDGETVLRFAAAYGFRNIQNMVLKLKKGKFLYHFVEVLACPGGCLNGKGQAQTEDGKPDKALLNQMEEVYAAIPVRLPETNMHVQKMYQDWLEGMDSKKVQETLHTKYSAVNQTASNLDIKW; encoded by the exons ATGAGCCCCgccgcgcgggggggcggggaggcggcgggcccAGCCGGGAACCTGCCGGCGACAAGGCGGACCTGCCCCGCCTGCCTCTGCGGCCAGCCTCGGCGGCTCGCCCGGCGGCCCGCCTGCGCCTGCCGGGGACGCAACTCACCGCGGCGGCGAG CCTCGGCGGCGAGGAGCGCTCGGCAGCCGCGCCAGGGCCGGGGTGCGCCGGCGGGATCGCAAATGAAGTGCGAGAACTGCACCAAAAAg gaatgcagtaaaaaacagaaaaatgatgaTACGCAAAGTACATCTGTCGACGCATTGAGTTCAAATGATGGTCTTGAAGAG AAAAATGAGTTTCATACATTGGCTAATGCTAAAATACTCCTTAGCGACTGCCTAGCTTGTGACAATTGTATGACATCAGAAGAAGGAGCCAGAGTTTTCCAACAGAATCAGAAGGAGCTCTTTCGTATTCTTAACCTTAATAAG AAATGTGATACCTCAAAACACAAAGTGTTGGCAGTGTCTATATGCCCTCAGTCATTGCCTTATTTTGCTGCTAAATTCAATCTCTCTGTGAATGATGCAGCCAAGAGACTCTGTGGTTTCCTCAAAAGTCTCG GGGTGCATTATGTATTTGACACCACTATAGCTGCTGATTTCAGTATCCTGGAGAGCCAGAGGGAATTTGTGCAGCGGTATCAACGGAGGAACCAGGAGGAGCATGCCTTACCGATGTTTGCCTCTGCTTGCCCTG GTTGGATCCGGTATGCTGAAAGGGTACTTACCAACCTTGTGACCTCTCACATTTGCACTGCAAAGTCTCCGCAGCAGATCATGGGCTCCCTGGTGAAGGGCTACTTTGCCAGGCAGCAG AACTTGTCTCCTGATAAAATTTTCCATGTAATTGTGGCACCTTGTTATGACAAAAAACTGGAAGCCTTGCGGGAAGATTTCTACACTGCCTTGTATAATTCGCAAGAAGTTGATTGTGTTCTGACATCAG GTGAAATTGTCCaaataatggaacagaaaaatgtGTCTATGAAAGATGTGACTGAAGTAGCTGTAGATAGTTT GTTTGATGAAGTAAAGGAGGGAGATGTAGTAAGGCATGATGGGAAGAGATCCGATGGTTACCTGGAGCACATTTTTAAACATGCCGCAAAGGAGCTTTTTGGCATGGATGTCAAGGAAATCACCTACAAAGCATTAAA GAACAAGGACTTTCAAGAAGTTACCCTTGAAAAGGATGGTGAGACAGTACTGCGTTTTGCAGCAGCTTATGGCTTTAGAAATATCCAAAACATGGTTCTGAAattgaaaaaaggaaagtttttatACCACTTTGTAGAAGTCCTTGCCTGCCCAGGAG ggTGCCTAAATGGAAAAGGTCAGGCACAAACTGAAGATGGAAAACCAGATAAAGCACTGCTTAACCAGATGGAAGAAGTGTATGCTGCAATACCTGTTAGACTTCCAGAAACCAACATGCACGTACAAAAGATGTACCAGGACTGGCTGGAAGGCATGGACTCTAAGAAGGTCCAGGAAACTTTGCACACCAAATACAGTGCAGTAAATCAAACAGCAAGCAATTTGGATATCAAATGGTAA